From a single Vitis vinifera cultivar Pinot Noir 40024 chromosome 18, ASM3070453v1 genomic region:
- the LOC100249918 gene encoding UDP-glycosyltransferase 88F3, which produces MKDAIVLYPAPGIGHLLSMVELGKLILSRYNCEFSIIILLTTGPFDTPATTSHIDRISQTTSSISFHRFPYLPFTASPTLGRLANMFEFLSLNDSNVLQSLQQLSEASSIRAVILDSFCTSAFPLARGLGIPTYFFTSFSAAALAAILYLPTIHKQTTKSFKDLPTTVFHIPGLPPLLATHMIEPLLDREDPTYHQSLQFSLDLRKCDGVLTNTFDGLEPIALMAITNGECVTDGPSPSVYCIGPLIADSGEDAPTHKHDCLSWLDQQPSRSVVFLCFGSRGSFSREQVKEIANGLERSGQRFLWVVKIPPVDNKSKEIKQENLVWNDFDLDELMPEGFLERTKNRGMVVKSWAPQVAVLRHQSVGGFVSHVGWNSVLEAVVAGVPMVAWPLHAEQHLNKAVLVENMKMAIGVEQRDGDRFVSGAELERRLKELMDSEEGRELRERSEKMREMAVEAWREEGSSTTALAKLAENWKHD; this is translated from the coding sequence ATGAAGGATGCCATAGTCCTTTACCCAGCTCCAGGGATTGGCCACTTGTTGTCCATGGTAGAGCTTGGTAAGCTCATTCTTAGCCGCTACAACTGCGAATTCTCCATTATTATTCTCCTCACAACTGGCCCTTTTGACACTCCAGCCACCACCTCTCACATCGATCGAATCTCCCAAACCACCTCTTCCATCTCCTTCCACCGCTTCCCGTATCTCCCATTCACCGCATCTCCAACTCTTGGTCGCCTGGCCAACATGTTCGAGTTCCTGAGTCTCAATGATTCTAATGTTCTCCAATCTCTTCAGCAGCTCTCGGAAGCTTCTTCCATTCGGGCTGTTATACTCGACTCTTTTTGCACTTCAGCTTTTCCCTTGGCTCGTGGCCTTGGAATCCCCACTTATTTCTTCACTTCCTTTTCTGCTGCTGCTCTCGCTGCCATCCTCTACTTGCCAACAATTCACAAACAGACCACCAAGAGCTTCAAAGATCTCCCCACCACTGTTTTTCACATTCCTGGATTGCCTCCACTGCTAGCTACTCACATGATAGAACCACTGCTTGACCGAGAAGACCCGACTTATCACCAATCGCTACAGTTCTCACTGGATCTACGAAAATGTGATGGGGTTTTGACCAATACGTTTGATGGCCTTGAGCCAATAGCCCTTATGGCTATTACAAATGGGGAATGCGTTACCGATGGACCAAGTCCGTCTGTTTATTGCATTGGACCATTGATTGCAGATTCTGGTGAAGATGCTCCAACTCATAAGCATGACTGCTTGTCATGGCTGGACCAGCAGCCGAGTAGGAGTGTTGTGTTCCTGTGTTTTGGCAGCCGTGGATCGTTCTCGAGGGAGCAGGTGAAGGAGATAGCTAATGGGTTGGAGAGAAGCGGCCAGAGATTTTTGTGGGTGGTGAAAATTCCACCTGTGGATAACAAAAGCAAGGAAATCAAGCAAGAAAATTTGGTGTGGAACGACTTTGATTTGGATGAGCTTATGCCAGAAGGGTTCTTGGAAAGAACCAAGAATAGGGGAATGGTGGTGAAGTCATGGGCGCCGCAGGTGGCGGTGCTGAGACACCAATCCGTGGGTGGGTTTGTGTCTCACGTGGGGTGGAACTCAGTGTTGGAAGCGGTGGTTGCGGGAGTGCCAATGGTGGCATGGCCTCTCCACGCCGAACAACACCTGAATAAGGCTGTTTTGGTCGAGAATATGAAGATGGCCATTGGTGTGGAGCAGAGAGATGGTGACAGGTTTGTGAGTGGGGCTGAGTTGGAGAGGCGACTCAAGGAGTTGATGGATTCTGAAGAGGGGAGAGAGCTGAGAGAGAGAAGCGAGAAGATGAGAGAGATGGCGGTGGAAGCTTGGAGAGAGGAGGGATCATCCACTACGGCCCTTGCCAAGTTGGCCGAGAACTGGAAGCATGATTAA